One segment of Glandiceps talaboti chromosome 21, keGlaTala1.1, whole genome shotgun sequence DNA contains the following:
- the LOC144451725 gene encoding metabotropic glutamate receptor 4-like gives MVYEITTIVLLSIFATIMPSLSKELDVSGNFKVAGLFKLHSSSENGECDILNVDEFLKMERMLYEIDLLNQRQNPPGITLGAKIVDTCGMDVSDVITNLFQPTVCEQPLCDNLLGIITAPSTEKNQILSHLPFAIPVVEFSETCPVVGSSYEWPVYCISSVPGRPTQFEAMLELVQSYDWNYLSVVYQDNEYGWKSLNALEKEARDRGVCIATSLKVPVLENDDVLVDDMYDEIVERLRYQSNAATGVIVILDEPSTVLLMGTAQRKVYKSSFNTE, from the exons ATGGTGTACGAAATTACCACAATTGTACTACTCAGCATCTTTGCTACAATTATGCCCTCACTGTCGAAAGAATTAGATGTTTCTGGTAATTTTAAAGTTGCTGGTCTGTTCAAATTACATTCATCAAGTGAAAACGGTGAATGTGATATTCTCAATGTGGATGAATTTTTGAAAATGGAAAGAATGCTGTATGAGATTGATTTGTTGAATCAAAGACAGAATCCGCCGGGAATTACCTTGG GTGCAAAGATCGTGGATACTTGTGGAATGGATGTTTCAGATGTCATTACCAATTTGTTTCAGCCAACCGTCTGTGAACAACCACTATGTGATAACTTGCTTGGAATTataacagcgccctctacggAGAAAAATCAGATCTTATCTCATCTTCCCTTTGCTATTCCAGTG GTAGAATTCAGTGAAACTTGTCCTGTTGTGGGTTCATCTTATGAATGGCCAGTTTACTGTATCTCATCAGTCCCTGGACGTCCTACACAATTCGAGGCAATGTTGGAATTAGTGCAATCGTATGACTGGAATTACTTATCCGTTGTTTACCAAGACAATGAGTACGGGTGGAAGTCACTGAATGCACTAGAAAAGGAGGCACGCGACAGAGGAGTGTGTATTGCCACGTCACTCAAAGTACCAGTGCTTGAAAATGATGATGTATTGGTAGATGATATGTATGACGAAATCGTTGAACGTTTACGTTACCAATCGAATGCAGCTACAG GTGTTATTGTCATCTTGGACGAACCATCGACAGTGTTATTGATGGGGACGGCACAAAGGAAAG TATATAAATCGTCTTTCAACACGGAGTAA
- the LOC144451667 gene encoding uncharacterized protein LOC144451667 — protein sequence MESTEERDSDDRPICQEMTEVPIEGEAQVDDTTVISQAVHAFGHALQNLESDFDRADMRSQLDHIFSQGNEDMSSTITYDILNLQKSNLKPTSPSMVWLTVGGYRNKQVQLYENLIKFTEDHPELPVSVCSLPCEDSYDKVLPYEGSCCWVCVSTKEIAV from the exons ATGGAATCGACAGAAGAGCGAGACAGTGATGACAGACCCATTTGTCAGGAGATGACGGAGGTACCTATAGAAGGCGAGGCTCAAGTTGATGACACAACTGTTATCTCACAGGCTGTCCACGCGTTTGGACATGCCTTGCAGAACCTGGAGAGTGATTTTGACCGGGCTGATATGCGGTCGCAACTTGACCATATTTTTTCCCAGG GGAATGAAGACATGTCCTCGACAATAACCTACGACATTCTTAATCTTCAGAAGTCGAATTTGAAACCCACGTCTCCATCCATGGTATGGCTCACAGTTGGTGGATATCGGAACAAGCAAGTCCAATTATATGAAAACCTGATTAAGTTCACTGAAGATCACCCCGAGTTACCCGTGTCTGTCTGTAGTCTACCGTGTGAGGATTCATATGATAAAGTGTTGCCGTATGAGGGTTCCTGCTGTTGGGTCTGTGTCTCAACAAAAGAGATAGCAGTATAA